The window AAACAATTAGGCCTCAGAACCATTGCCGCAAGCGAAGGGCAGATTTTGGAAATCGTGAAAGAAAACAAATCCAAAATAGAATCTGAAAAGGATAAGGTCACAAAGACAGTATCCTTTGGGAAACAAACCCAAGTCCAAAAACAGTGGATTTACGATTTTTATCGAAATACAGATATTCTCTTAGAACCCATATATAGTGGAATGACGATGAACCCCTTACTACGGGAAATACACGAAATGCAATTATCTCCGTCTTCTGTAATGCAAACATCTCCCATTTTTTACCTCCACCAAGGAGGCCAAATCCAACATCTAGATTTGATTTTGGAAAAGGAACCCCGATGAATTCTTTCGATAGACCACTTGTTTCCATCATTATACCCACCTATAACCGAAAGACCGTCGTCGACAGAGCCATCGAATCCGTGATAAAACAAACCTATCCCCACTGGGAACTCCATATTGTCGACGATGGATCGGACGATGATACATGGAAAGACCTACTTTCCAAACTTCCTGGTTGGAAAGGAAAACTCTCCTCTTTTGGTAGAAACAAAAAATCCATCCAAGTCCACCAAACAGAACATAGGGGAGTAAGTGGGGCAAGAAACTTTGGAATGGGAAGGGCAGAGGGTGAGTGGATTGCCTTTTTAGATTCGGATGACGAGTGGTATCCCGAAAAACTTTCCAAACAAATGGAATTTCATAAATCCCATCCTGAAATTTTATTTTCCCAAACGAGGGAGGTCTGGAACAAAAAAGGCAATTTAATGGAGCCCAAAGGAAAATACAGGAAACTCCCTGGATGGTTTTTAAAAGAGTCCTTGGAACTTTGTATGGTGACCACTTCCAGTTTTTTTGCCTATAAACCAACCTTGGAAACCTTTGGAGGATTTCGCATTGAACTACCCGTATGCGAAGATTACGATTTATGGAACCGGATTTTGTTATCTGGCCATCCCATTGGTTTAATCGATGAAAACTTAATGGTCCGTTATGGTGGTAGCGATGACCAACTTTCGAATCAGTACCAAGCACTCGAAAGATTTCGTTTGTATTCGCTACTACTTACGAAAGAGGAATTCCTAGAAATGGGAAAATGGGAATTATTAAAACCACTCACAAAATCCCTTTTTCAAAATGCGATTCAGTCTCGGATGGACACCATGCTCCAAGGCCGAACCAAAAGAGGAAAAGATACAGAATGGATCCAAAATTTACTTACCAATTTTTTATCAGAAAAACCAATTTCGAAAAAAGATTTATCCGCTTTGTTAGTTGACTCTCTATTTTGATCTGGAATATGTTGGGGTCTATGTTCCGATTCCGATCATTGCCTTTCCTTCTACTAACAATATTTAGTTTTTCAGCCGTCCTCTCAGAAGGTGCATCGCCTAATGAAATTCGCTTTCGGGTCGCAAAAAACAATGTCCCTTTAAAAATAGAGGCAAATCCTTATTACCTGGGCCATATTCTTGAATTTAGAATTTTTCAAGTTTTGAAATTGGATTTTTCTCCCGAAGAAATGGCAACTATTGTCAGTTTTGTTTTGACACATGCCTCGAAAGAAAGTCCAAACCAAATTGTGATTCCGGGTTATGAAAAAAATTTAGAACTTGTCATTGGCTTTCGTTATATCGAAAAGGCTGGAGATATTTTATTTCTTGTAGTTACCAATTATAATATTGAAACAGAAAGTATTGATACAAGTGATCCCCAGAAACAACTAGCAACTATTTGCCAGGTTAAATCCAATCGTTTTGTTTATTTTGAAGATCTATATTCTGAGAAAAAAATTTCTGAATACAAAGAATCGGGAAATCTTTTAAGCCTCGCCAATCATTATCTCATGGATGAAGATCCAAATAACGATAATTTGGTGGATCATATTCTGGAATCCATCCTAGCCGATGAAAACAAAAACGAATTAGAAAAATTTTTTGCCTTTTTAACCAAAGGACAATTTGCTATCATTCAAAAAAATTTTAGTTTAGCAGAAGAAATCAAATCCAAGTCAATTTTAAGGATTCAAAAAATAAAACTAGAGGATAAAGAAAAGGCAGATTATATTCTAAAACTCTATTCAAAAGAATTAGAATGGATGAAGGCCTACGAGACTAAAGAAACGAAACCCTTAAAAACATAAAAACCCGACTGTTTCCAATCGGGTTTTCTCGTCATTTACCGCAAAACAGGAATCTTGCGGTAATTTTTCTCATAGAGGTTTCTATCTAAAGTTTATTTACTTAGCTAGAGATATACTCTCTATTCAATCTTGTGATGAAGTTTACCGAAATTTCTTTCGGACAAGCTGCTTCACATTCGTATTGGTTTGTACAATTTCCAAATCCTTCTTTGTCCATTGCACTTACCATTTTACGAACTCGTTCTTTCTTTTCGACCACACCTTGTGGGAGGAGTGCCAAATGTGATACTTTTGCCGATACAAAAAGCATTGCAGAAGCATTTTTACAAGCTGCTACACAAGCCCCACATCCGATACAAGTAGCGGCATCCATCGCAAGGTCAGCATCTACTTTTGGAATTGGTAGTGCGTTTCCATCAGGAGCTCCACCCGTATTGATGGATACATACCCACCCGCTTGGATGATACGATCAAAAGCAGAACGGTCTACTAAAAGGTCTTTTACGACAGGGAAAGCTTTGGCTCTCCAAGGTTCGATATAAACCGTATCGCCATCTTTGAACTTACGCATATGTAATTGGCAAGTGGTAGTTCCTTTTTCTGGACCATGAGGAACCCCATTGATTACCATGGAACATGCTCCACAAATTCCTTCGCGGCAGTCGTGGTCAAAGGCAATCGGCTCATCGCCTTTTTTGATTAAGTCATCGTTCACAACATCCAACATCTCAAGGAAAGACATATGTTCGCTGATGTTGTTTGCTTCATAACTCACCATGCGACCTTTATCGTTTTTGTCTTTTTGTCGCCAAACTTTAAGGTGTAACTTCATAGTATCCATTATTTGTAGCTCCTTACGGCTAGGTGGATGTTTTCATACTCGAGTTTTTCGCGGTGTTCTACAGGAGCTTTTCCTTCCCCTTTGTATTCCCAAGCAGTTACGTGACAGAATTTATCGTCATTACGTTTTGCTTCGCCGTCTTCGGTTTGGTGTTCCTCACGGAAATGACCACCACAGGATTCTTCTCTTGTAAGTGCATCTAAACAAAGTAGTTCACCAAACTCTAAATAGTCGGCAACGCGACCTGCTTTTTCTAACTCTTGGTTGAGCTCAGATCCAGATCCGGCAACTTTTACGTTTTTCCAAAATTCCTCTCTCAGTTCAGGAATTCTTTGTAAGGCATCTTTGAGGCCTTTTTCGTTACGTGCCATACCGCACTGATCCCACATGATTTTACCGAGTGCTCTATGGAAATCATCCGGAGTTTTTTTACCGTTGATTGCTAATAATTTATTAGTCATCTCACGAACACGTGCTTCTGCTTCTTTAAACTCAGGTCTGTCTGTAGAGATATTTTTGTGACCTTCTTTGGCAAAATAATCACCAATGGTATAAGGAATCACAAAGTATCCATCAGCAAGACCTTGCATGAGAGCAGATGCTCCGAGTCGGTTCGCACCATGGTCAGAGAAGTTTGCTTCTCCTAGAACATGAAGACCAGGAATATTGGACATGAGGTTGTAATCCACCCAAAGCCCACCCATAGTGTAGTGAACCGCAGGGTAAATACGCATTGGCACTTTGTATGGGTTTTCTCCCGTAATGCGTTCATACATTTGGAAGAGGTTGTCATAACGGTCAGCTACTACTGGTTCACCCAATCGTTTGATGGAATCAGAAAAATCTAGATACACACCAAGTCGTTTGTCACCAACCTTTGGACCCACACCAAGACCATTATCACAAGCTTCTTTTGCTGAACGTGATGAAATGTCCCGAGGTGCTAAGTTTCCGTAAGAAGGGTATTTTCTTTCGAGGTAATAATCTCTTTCGTCTTCTGGAATTTCGTGAGGAGCACGAAGATCATCTTTTTTCTTAGGAACCCAAACCCGTCCGTCGTTACGGAGAGATTCAGACATAAGAGTTAGTTTGGATTGGTAATCTCCGGCTTGAGGGATACAAGTAGGGTGAATTTGCGTATAACAAGGGTTTGCAAATCCTGCACCTTTTTTGTAAGCACGGTAAGTAGCAGTTACGTTCGATCCTTTTGCGTTGGTGGAAAGGTAAAATACGTTTCCGTATCCGCCGGATGCTAGAATGACAGCGTCCCCTGCATGGGAAGAAATTTCACCAGTCACTAGATCACGAACTACGATTCCTTTGGCATGACCATCAACAAGAACTAGTTCCAACATCTCCGTTCTTGGATACATTTTCACTGCACCACGAGAGATTTGTTTCTCTAGAGCAGAGTAGGCACCAAGTAACAACTGTTGGCCAGTTTGTCCTTTTGCATAAAAAGTACGAGATACTTGCGCTCCACCAAAAGACCGGTTGGATAAGGTTCCGCCATACTCACGAGCAAAAGGAACACCTTGTGCCACACACTGGTCAATGATGTTTGTGGATTCATGAGCCAAACGATAAACGTTTGCTTCACGAGCACGGAAGTCACCACCTTTTACAGTGTCATAGAACAAACGATAAACGGAGTCACCATCATTTTGGTAATTCTTTGCCGCATTGATACCACCTTGGGCAGCAATGGAGTGAGCTCGTCTTGGACTGTCTTGGAAACAGAAAACAGAAACTTGGTATCCAAGTTCTGAGAGTGTAGCAGCAGCAGAAGCTCCTGCAAGACCTGTTCCCACGATAATGACTTTATACTTACGTTTGTTTGCCGGGTTTACAAGTTTGATGTCTTGTTTGTGTTTGTCCCATTTTTGTTCTAATGGACCCGACGGAATTTTTGCGTCTAATTTCATAACTTCTCCTAAAAACCCTTAACGGACATACCCGAGTAAAATCGAGATCGGCATGGAACAGTTTCCCAGGAAAATGATAAGACCAAGTCCTGTAGAAGCTTTCTGAATGGCTGGGTTGTGTTTTGGTGCAAGGATTCCCAAAGTCTGAAACATTGATCCCAAAGCATGAGAAAAATGGAGAGCTAGGAAAACCATAAATACAATATAAGTTCCGGAAATGATTGGATCTTGAAATCCGAGGATCACCATCGCATACACATCATGAACTACATCACCATTTTTGAGGATGTATTCAAAACTGTAATGTTCTGGGTTAGTGATTCCTAAAGTAAAATGTGCAAGGTGGTACACAAGAAAGGTGAGTAAAAGGAGTCCGCTATAAGCCATTGTGCGAGAAGCTACAGAGGCTTGGATGGTAGAACCCTTAGCATAAGATACTGGCCTCGCACTTGAATTCTCAAATTTTAGAAGGATGGCTGTACATACGTGACCAAAAAAAGCCACAATCAGTCCAATACGTGCTACCCATAGTAGCGGTCCTAAATCCTTGAGAAACTTTGCGTAGGTGTTTAATTTTTCTGGTCCTTGGAAAACTTGAAGGTTTCCGACCATGTGAAGGATCACGAACCCAAACCAGATAAATCCGGTAATGGCCATAATGATCTTCTTTCCAATTGAGGATCGAAAGAAGTCTAGACTCAACGTCATTGAAGAGCTCCTATAGAGTGTAGGTGTAAATTTTTCTATTACGTCCAGTTTCAGACTGATTCCACTTCCCGTAAATTCATAAATCTTATTCAATCCAAACTTACGAATTTGAGTTTGTTTCTCAATTATATACTCTCCAGACATTGGCTCTTGGAAAAGGGGTTGAGTCCGAATCGAAGGCTAGTGATTCTTGAAAAATCTTGTTAAGAAAACAAAAATGGAATGTCCGGTTTCCTGTCTTGAGGGTTTCTGTTCCCATTTTCGTTCTTTTTTCGTTCTCTTTATTGTTTTGCACGAGGCCAAATGGGAGTTTTGCTGAGAATCGCAAATCCTATTTAAAAGAAGTCGGTCTGCCCATCTTAGTCACAATCCATCCTAGGCACAAAATAAACGCCAAAGAATTGCAGTTGTTCATCAAAACCGAAAACCTAACAAAGGATAGTATTTCTAAGTTCCAAATTTTATTTTTTGCAAGAGACAAAGAAAATCAAATTTTAATACCGGAAGATAAAAAAACTCCTGAGCTAATTTGTTCGATCGAAAAAAACATCCAACCAAACGTAATTATCAAATGCCATGTTGGTCCCTATGTTTATACAAATCTTTGGTCGTCCATCCAAATCCAATCCATTTCTTTTACGACAGAGAACAAGATTCGTCATGTCATCAGTGAAGAAGACTTGGACGATGTGACCATTTGGTTGTAAGTTTTAGTCATTTTATTGCAAAAAAAATGTTTCCAATTTAAAATTCTCGCAGAACTAAAATCCAATGGGTTGACACCCATTAAATAGAATTTTAACCTTCCTAGACCATTATGTTTTCCAAACTCAAAAATGATCTTCCCGCTGGTTTAGTTGTCTTTTTAGTTGCACTTCCCTTATGTTTAGGGGTGGCTTTGGCCAGCGGAGCCCCCTTATTATCCGGTGTGATTTCTGGAGTGATCGGCGGGATCATAGTAGGTATCTTAAGCCACTCCAGTACAAGTGTGAGTGGTCCTGCTGCCGGTCTTGTGACTTTGGTTTTAGCTTCCATTGCTGGGCTTGGGGATTATAGAACCTTTCTCCTTGCTGTTTTTCTTGCAGGGTTTATCCAGATAGTGATTGGTTTCTTGCGTGGTGGATTTATCGCAAACTACGTTCCGTCTAACGTCATCCAAGGTTTACTTGCATCCATAGGACTCATTCTCATCTTAAAACAAATTCCCCATGCAGTAGGATTTGACATCGATCCAGAAGAAGACTTTATCTTTTTCCAAAAAGATGGAGAAAATACTTTTTCTGAACTTTTTAATATCATCAATTTTTTTTCCTGGGGAGCAGTCATCATCGCTCTTTCTTCACTCTTTTTAATGATTGGTTATGACAAAACAAAATGGAAACCTTTGAAGTTTTTACCATCTCCGGTATTAGTCATTCTTTTAGGTGTGTTCATCAATGGAATCTTTCAGAATTTCTTTCCTTCATTCTATCTTTCTGAAAAACATTTAGTATCCATTCCGAATATTAAAAACTGGGAATCTATTTTTTTCTTTCCTAATTTCTCTGCCATCACCCAAACCAAGGTTTGGTATTACGCAATGACGATTGCGGCCTTTGCCACTTTGGAAACTTTATTAAATTTAGATGCAGTAGAAAAAATTGATCCTCACAAAAGGTTAGCTTCCCCTAACAGAGAACTTGTGGCACAAGGAGTAGGGAACTCTTTATCTGGACTGATTGGAGGTTTACCAATTACTTCTGTAATCGTAAGGAGTACGGTCAATATTTATGCCGGTGCTGAATCTAAACTCTCCACAATTTTTCACGGAATTCTGTTATCGATCAGTGTTGTTTTTTTTGGATCTTATTTAAATTTAATTCCATTATCTTCATTGGCAGTAATTCTTATTGTCACAGGTTTTAAACTCACTAACATCAATCTTTATAGATCTATCTATAAAAAAGGGATTTATCAGTTTCTCCCATTCATTGCAACTATTGTTGCCATCATCTTCACAGACCTTTTAACAGGTGTCCTTATTGGACT of the Leptospira kanakyensis genome contains:
- a CDS encoding succinate dehydrogenase cytochrome b subunit; the encoded protein is MTLSLDFFRSSIGKKIIMAITGFIWFGFVILHMVGNLQVFQGPEKLNTYAKFLKDLGPLLWVARIGLIVAFFGHVCTAILLKFENSSARPVSYAKGSTIQASVASRTMAYSGLLLLTFLVYHLAHFTLGITNPEHYSFEYILKNGDVVHDVYAMVILGFQDPIISGTYIVFMVFLALHFSHALGSMFQTLGILAPKHNPAIQKASTGLGLIIFLGNCSMPISILLGYVR
- a CDS encoding glycosyltransferase family 2 protein is translated as MNSFDRPLVSIIIPTYNRKTVVDRAIESVIKQTYPHWELHIVDDGSDDDTWKDLLSKLPGWKGKLSSFGRNKKSIQVHQTEHRGVSGARNFGMGRAEGEWIAFLDSDDEWYPEKLSKQMEFHKSHPEILFSQTREVWNKKGNLMEPKGKYRKLPGWFLKESLELCMVTTSSFFAYKPTLETFGGFRIELPVCEDYDLWNRILLSGHPIGLIDENLMVRYGGSDDQLSNQYQALERFRLYSLLLTKEEFLEMGKWELLKPLTKSLFQNAIQSRMDTMLQGRTKRGKDTEWIQNLLTNFLSEKPISKKDLSALLVDSLF
- a CDS encoding fumarate reductase/succinate dehydrogenase flavoprotein subunit, coding for MKLDAKIPSGPLEQKWDKHKQDIKLVNPANKRKYKVIIVGTGLAGASAAATLSELGYQVSVFCFQDSPRRAHSIAAQGGINAAKNYQNDGDSVYRLFYDTVKGGDFRAREANVYRLAHESTNIIDQCVAQGVPFAREYGGTLSNRSFGGAQVSRTFYAKGQTGQQLLLGAYSALEKQISRGAVKMYPRTEMLELVLVDGHAKGIVVRDLVTGEISSHAGDAVILASGGYGNVFYLSTNAKGSNVTATYRAYKKGAGFANPCYTQIHPTCIPQAGDYQSKLTLMSESLRNDGRVWVPKKKDDLRAPHEIPEDERDYYLERKYPSYGNLAPRDISSRSAKEACDNGLGVGPKVGDKRLGVYLDFSDSIKRLGEPVVADRYDNLFQMYERITGENPYKVPMRIYPAVHYTMGGLWVDYNLMSNIPGLHVLGEANFSDHGANRLGASALMQGLADGYFVIPYTIGDYFAKEGHKNISTDRPEFKEAEARVREMTNKLLAINGKKTPDDFHRALGKIMWDQCGMARNEKGLKDALQRIPELREEFWKNVKVAGSGSELNQELEKAGRVADYLEFGELLCLDALTREESCGGHFREEHQTEDGEAKRNDDKFCHVTAWEYKGEGKAPVEHREKLEYENIHLAVRSYK
- a CDS encoding succinate dehydrogenase/fumarate reductase iron-sulfur subunit; translation: MKLHLKVWRQKDKNDKGRMVSYEANNISEHMSFLEMLDVVNDDLIKKGDEPIAFDHDCREGICGACSMVINGVPHGPEKGTTTCQLHMRKFKDGDTVYIEPWRAKAFPVVKDLLVDRSAFDRIIQAGGYVSINTGGAPDGNALPIPKVDADLAMDAATCIGCGACVAACKNASAMLFVSAKVSHLALLPQGVVEKKERVRKMVSAMDKEGFGNCTNQYECEAACPKEISVNFITRLNREYISS
- a CDS encoding SulP family inorganic anion transporter; this encodes MFSKLKNDLPAGLVVFLVALPLCLGVALASGAPLLSGVISGVIGGIIVGILSHSSTSVSGPAAGLVTLVLASIAGLGDYRTFLLAVFLAGFIQIVIGFLRGGFIANYVPSNVIQGLLASIGLILILKQIPHAVGFDIDPEEDFIFFQKDGENTFSELFNIINFFSWGAVIIALSSLFLMIGYDKTKWKPLKFLPSPVLVILLGVFINGIFQNFFPSFYLSEKHLVSIPNIKNWESIFFFPNFSAITQTKVWYYAMTIAAFATLETLLNLDAVEKIDPHKRLASPNRELVAQGVGNSLSGLIGGLPITSVIVRSTVNIYAGAESKLSTIFHGILLSISVVFFGSYLNLIPLSSLAVILIVTGFKLTNINLYRSIYKKGIYQFLPFIATIVAIIFTDLLTGVLIGLSISFIFILKNNYKNPFSVETENLNIGETVRIELPNQVSFLNKASIKDTLWTIPENSKLIVDASNCNFIDHDILEVLEEFKTVVSVERKIQLNLIGLKDSYELSDQVQFVNILDKEAQQKLTPDEILDFLKRGNERFVKGKWSEKYFKHQVNATAFGQNPIAVVLSCIDSRTSPEIIFDAGLGDIISIRIAGNIVNDEILGSLELACAKIGTKLVVVLGHSNCGAVSSAIYALREGNIASVTKKIQKAIDESEKIIHPIQKENEHIFNHVVKANVKNSIEEILAKSPFLSEKVGTQEIKIVAGFYDTSSGDVQFFET